The following proteins are encoded in a genomic region of Thermococcus pacificus:
- a CDS encoding ADP-ribosylglycohydrolase family protein, which yields MKVVNMGNEPDLESRLKGGLWGVVVGDAFGFPFQFWSRERMREEYPNPEDIPMLDGLWSDDSSLTLATAHALKDGYSLERIAQNFISWYYDGEFTPRGHAFDEGITTSRAIERLAKGVFPLNAGGRGERDNGNGSLMRILPVAYYAYFKMKNLEERLQMIHEVSMLTHAHPRSLVGCGIYSMVVWNILSGLDKFDAYSEAVELAREVYSMEPFSRELEHYERVLSGKIHKFAESEIRGSGYVVHTLEAALWAFLRNNSFEDAIREVVSLAEDTDTTGAVVGGLAGTYYGFEAIPGEWLGKIEARELIEEIINDFVFSLIEARR from the coding sequence GTGAAAGTCGTGAATATGGGTAATGAGCCTGATTTGGAGTCTAGACTTAAGGGCGGGCTCTGGGGAGTCGTTGTGGGAGACGCCTTTGGCTTTCCGTTCCAGTTCTGGAGCAGAGAACGGATGAGAGAGGAATACCCCAACCCTGAGGATATTCCAATGCTCGATGGGCTTTGGAGCGATGACTCATCTCTAACTCTGGCGACCGCCCACGCGCTAAAAGACGGTTACAGTCTAGAAAGAATTGCCCAGAATTTCATCAGCTGGTACTATGATGGGGAGTTCACTCCAAGGGGGCACGCTTTCGATGAGGGCATCACGACGTCACGCGCGATAGAACGCTTGGCCAAAGGGGTCTTCCCATTGAACGCCGGCGGGAGGGGTGAACGGGACAACGGCAACGGCTCACTGATGAGGATCCTTCCGGTCGCTTACTACGCATACTTCAAGATGAAGAACCTCGAGGAGCGACTTCAGATGATCCATGAAGTTTCAATGTTGACTCATGCCCATCCTCGCTCCCTCGTGGGTTGCGGCATTTATTCGATGGTGGTCTGGAACATTCTAAGCGGGCTTGACAAGTTTGATGCGTATTCAGAGGCAGTTGAACTTGCCCGGGAAGTTTATTCAATGGAACCCTTCTCGCGGGAGCTTGAGCACTATGAACGAGTACTAAGCGGAAAGATTCACAAGTTTGCTGAATCGGAAATTCGCGGGAGTGGTTACGTTGTTCACACACTCGAAGCGGCTCTCTGGGCCTTTTTGAGAAACAACAGTTTTGAGGATGCTATTAGGGAGGTTGTGTCACTGGCGGAGGACACCGACACGACAGGCGCAGTGGTTGGAGGCCTGGCAGGAACGTATTATGGCTTTGAGGCCATTCCTGGAGAGTGGCTTGGAAAGATAGAGGCCAGAGAACTAATTGAGGAGATAATCAATGATTTTGTGTTTTCCCTTATTGAAGCGAGGAGGTGA
- a CDS encoding ADP-ribosylglycohydrolase family protein: MDVLFEEDLINAEQSKLLYSKPKLIDRVQLSKVRGMLLGVPIGDALGSPFEGRPPSEENFRMINDYLPEAHITDDTQLTFWTLEVFSERGWFDPKALADRFSSEWIIGIGGSVRRFIRNYKDLGKPWYLSGVESAGNGALMRLSPVVIPHLLNPTRELWSDAVITIYLTHNDRLAISSSVAFTNILWELFMKDKPPEPEWWVEEYVSVAREVEGDFSRYSPRFGKFKSYSGPAWEFVEKTLEKALSSGWSLLDLNTAVGSGAYLLETVPMVLYTMMLYADDPTKAITMAVSSSKDSDTVGAIVGYLVGALHGVKAFPEHLLAPVLNGNLMPRTFVDLVVKVETFLMNPAKGNVLNGHIWR; the protein is encoded by the coding sequence ATGGACGTCCTCTTTGAAGAGGACCTCATCAACGCCGAGCAATCCAAACTCCTTTACAGCAAACCAAAACTCATTGATCGCGTTCAGTTGAGTAAAGTTAGGGGGATGCTACTCGGAGTTCCCATCGGAGATGCCCTCGGTTCGCCGTTTGAGGGAAGGCCACCCAGTGAAGAAAATTTCAGGATGATAAACGACTACCTGCCGGAAGCGCACATCACGGATGACACCCAGCTGACTTTCTGGACCCTCGAGGTGTTCTCGGAGAGGGGATGGTTCGACCCCAAGGCCCTGGCAGACAGGTTCAGCTCTGAATGGATAATTGGAATCGGGGGCAGTGTTAGAAGGTTCATCCGAAACTACAAGGATCTCGGAAAACCATGGTATCTCTCAGGCGTTGAGAGTGCGGGAAACGGCGCTTTAATGAGACTCTCCCCCGTTGTGATACCCCATCTGCTAAACCCCACCAGAGAACTGTGGAGCGATGCAGTAATTACCATCTATCTAACCCACAACGATAGGCTGGCGATTTCGTCCTCGGTAGCGTTCACCAATATTCTCTGGGAGTTGTTCATGAAGGATAAACCCCCTGAACCGGAATGGTGGGTTGAAGAGTACGTAAGTGTGGCCAGGGAAGTTGAGGGCGATTTCTCCCGATACAGCCCGAGGTTCGGAAAATTCAAATCCTACTCTGGGCCGGCTTGGGAGTTTGTTGAGAAGACCTTGGAAAAAGCTCTCTCCAGTGGATGGAGCCTTCTTGACTTGAACACCGCCGTTGGCTCGGGTGCATATCTCCTCGAGACCGTGCCTATGGTTCTCTACACGATGATGCTCTATGCTGATGACCCGACGAAAGCAATTACTATGGCCGTTTCCAGCAGTAAAGACAGCGATACTGTCGGGGCGATAGTTGGCTATCTGGTTGGGGCCCTTCACGGGGTTAAAGCGTTTCCTGAGCATTTACTTGCCCCGGTACTTAATGGGAACCTCATGCCACGCACCTTTGTAGACTTGGTCGTTAAAGTAGAGACTTTCCTCATGAACCCGGCAAAGGGAAACGTTTTGAATGGCCATATCTGGAGGTGA
- a CDS encoding tetratricopeptide repeat protein codes for MVSPLLMLYTKRKEDIEKALEWLRSSEVCFDDGSFASIRRGPMITTVIYYLQHHLGYKDGVSLEELKAFLYCMLLSEINKWEKTVKAIAWCPIEQTLEEISGHVIKVHNGKFIVDPEKVVGNSGIPPYWRALEPVVLSAKKICNDILNPPNERIEKLLSQPPQSLQKDPEMEEYLSRIRYEINHETPSRLEKNRKDQPSFENKPMPKVWSRQNDLKKFVKPEGITAQEVLREYSDPDILRDIEKAYEIAWQKEKLLYGEGYIKFLVSMAEYYLEEHSMRLRSELARLLDEIFGSNTRKKAAEYYIKAARIATEISLIYFPKLNYPEEAEKYLKLAVDLEEKAIELGFTPEYHSITLNNLGTHYYETNRPREALRVLKKALKYASTPDEKGLILHNLALTYADLGMKTEAVESMVKSICIHYAAQHDFGDVSLYDDGINRIIEMTGDPNTDIQALRIALDFIGGNLNATEAVEYLQRINTSKWPLSKALLRALTDGDVSLPDSVSECKKLLENVTKAREHTARRSMGVKD; via the coding sequence TTGGTGAGTCCACTCCTTATGCTTTACACCAAACGCAAGGAGGATATTGAGAAAGCGCTTGAATGGCTCAGATCTTCTGAAGTATGCTTTGACGATGGGAGTTTCGCCTCAATACGGAGAGGCCCCATGATCACTACGGTTATCTATTATCTTCAGCATCACCTGGGTTACAAGGATGGAGTTTCACTAGAGGAATTGAAAGCCTTCCTCTACTGTATGCTGCTATCTGAAATCAACAAATGGGAGAAAACCGTCAAAGCGATAGCTTGGTGCCCCATTGAGCAGACTCTTGAGGAAATTAGTGGGCATGTCATAAAAGTACATAATGGGAAATTTATCGTGGATCCTGAAAAAGTAGTTGGAAATAGCGGAATTCCTCCATATTGGCGCGCACTCGAACCGGTAGTGCTCTCAGCTAAAAAAATTTGTAATGACATTTTGAACCCTCCAAATGAACGAATTGAGAAACTTTTATCCCAGCCTCCCCAGTCACTTCAAAAGGATCCAGAAATGGAAGAGTATCTCTCCAGAATAAGATATGAGATAAATCATGAAACTCCAAGCCGCTTGGAGAAAAATAGGAAGGATCAACCCTCGTTTGAAAACAAACCCATGCCCAAGGTCTGGTCCCGACAAAATGACCTTAAGAAGTTTGTTAAGCCCGAGGGAATTACTGCCCAAGAAGTACTACGTGAGTACTCCGATCCCGATATTTTACGGGATATTGAGAAAGCTTACGAAATAGCCTGGCAGAAGGAGAAACTTCTGTACGGAGAAGGATACATAAAGTTCTTGGTCAGCATGGCGGAATATTACTTGGAAGAACACTCGATGAGACTCCGATCAGAGCTCGCTAGACTTTTGGATGAAATTTTTGGTTCGAACACTAGGAAAAAAGCCGCAGAATACTACATCAAAGCTGCTCGTATTGCAACCGAAATTTCTCTGATTTACTTCCCCAAACTGAATTATCCTGAAGAAGCAGAGAAATACCTCAAATTAGCTGTGGATCTTGAAGAAAAGGCTATTGAGCTTGGGTTTACCCCCGAATACCATTCAATAACACTAAACAATCTTGGAACGCACTATTATGAGACCAACCGTCCCAGAGAAGCCCTCAGGGTTCTCAAAAAGGCCCTCAAATACGCAAGCACTCCCGACGAAAAGGGATTAATCCTCCATAACCTTGCTCTGACCTATGCGGATTTAGGAATGAAAACAGAGGCTGTGGAGAGCATGGTAAAGTCAATATGCATCCATTACGCTGCCCAGCACGATTTTGGGGATGTTTCCCTGTACGACGATGGAATCAACAGGATAATTGAAATGACCGGGGATCCTAATACTGACATCCAAGCTCTGAGAATTGCACTAGATTTCATTGGAGGGAACCTGAATGCAACTGAAGCGGTAGAGTACCTCCAGAGAATTAACACCAGTAAATGGCCTCTTTCCAAAGCGCTTCTTCGTGCATTGACTGATGGGGATGTTTCCCTGCCAGATAGCGTTTCAGAATGTAAGAAACTTTTGGAGAATGTAACTAAAGCCAGAGAACACACAGCAAGACGTTCGATGGGGGTGAAGGATTAA
- a CDS encoding type IV toxin-antitoxin system AbiEi family antitoxin domain-containing protein, with protein MKLITQFILSRYGGKVITRDELEEICRRFGESLEYIVNYYISRGYLIRILRGVYYVKTLEEYKFGKTPDPLTLISKAMNKLTLKWYFGLYTALKLNGATYEYYSRIFLITPVITRPKPVTILGERVQFVKLKGSLLGFGVVKRREIQYSDLEKTLLDFIYLKRYNKRLNADAVVREYFAKARKEKLIEYSKAYPKSVQREVEAIVSK; from the coding sequence ATGAAGCTCATAACCCAGTTCATTCTTTCGAGGTATGGGGGAAAGGTAATCACTAGGGACGAGCTGGAGGAAATCTGCAGAAGATTTGGAGAGAGCCTTGAGTACATTGTGAATTATTACATAAGCAGGGGCTATCTCATTAGAATCCTGCGCGGGGTTTATTATGTAAAAACACTGGAAGAATACAAGTTCGGGAAGACTCCAGATCCACTGACTTTAATCTCAAAGGCCATGAATAAGCTGACACTGAAGTGGTACTTCGGCCTGTACACGGCTTTGAAGTTGAACGGAGCAACCTACGAGTACTACTCCCGGATTTTCCTGATAACACCGGTGATAACCAGGCCAAAACCGGTTACAATTCTCGGCGAGAGGGTCCAGTTTGTCAAGCTGAAGGGATCTCTCCTAGGCTTTGGAGTAGTTAAACGCAGGGAAATTCAGTATTCAGACCTAGAAAAAACCCTGCTAGACTTCATTTATCTAAAACGGTACAACAAACGCCTTAATGCAGATGCCGTTGTACGGGAATACTTTGCAAAGGCCAGAAAAGAAAAACTAATAGAATATTCTAAAGCCTACCCAAAATCAGTTCAAAGGGAGGTTGAGGCCATTGTTTCCAAGTGA